CCTTTCAGCATTAGTTCTGTATCCTTAAATTTTGGGGGAAGTTCAATGTTGACACGATCAGGCTTTTGATAAAATAAGCTTGACCCTGCCAAGCCCAGCCTACAATCATTTATGTGTAAAGTGTGTTAAGCTAAATTATACACCAACTATACGTTCTAAGCATTAAGGCCTCTTAAATCTGAGTTGCAATTATCCCCCAGGCAATGCCCCCAGTTCTCATCCCATATGGTACCTAATGGCCTCATCCACACCCTAGAAATTGAGCGATGATCAAATCTTTTAGCCATTTAATTGCTTATGCATAACTAGGTGTTCTGGTCTAAGGGGCAAAGTGATCGCCTCCCCTGTTGCAGTGGATTCTGCTTTCCTTCAAGCAATGTAACTTGGAGCACATGGATTGTCTTCCTCTGCTGCATTGATATGTTAATACTTCATGAATGATTCTGGTAAGGGGGCGAAACCTGTGTGTATGGGTTCATTTGCTTGTTTTCTAGGCTATTTGTGCCAGTGTGTTCAACAGGtgttaaaatacattaaataatgtgTGATATTAAAGTTCTGGTGGAAGAGCCCTGTAGCGTGCCTAAGGATCTAGCTTATTCAGTGTAGAAGCAGAACTTTCATAATGATTTATGCTGACTATCAGCAGCTATCACCTCTGCGGGATAGAAGCGGATGGCTGCAGGGGAACCATGGTCTGAGATCTCCATAACATCAGACTTCTAGATCAATTGTCCGCTAGTAATCTGACATCACTGCAGCTGATGTACAGAGCACACCTCAATTTATCTCCTCTGTCCAAAGGCAACGAGCATTAGTGTGCAGTCAGGTGCTGCttatgtgaaaatatatatattttatcttcttTCTCGAACACCCTTCAAAATACAGATATTGATCTCTACAGCAAGTGTGATTTTTGATTAAGCGTTAATAAAGTTGAGCCGTAAACCATTGTGTAGGAACATGACTGAGATGACCATAGATTGTATTTATAAggtgctgcggatgccttgtggcgccttataaataaatattaataataaataaaaataaaattgtaagcttgccagcGGGGCCTCCTTAACTCTTTGTatgacccagtattgtttattactgtgtcccTAATTGTAGAGCGCtagggaatttgctggtgctatataaatgatcgTGATGATATCACAGGGACACATGGGTGATTTGGAACGCTGCGATTTTCAGTGAGTATTAAACAAATGGTAACAAATCACCAATATAGAGCTACAGACCTGTATATAGCTGTGTTTAATGTATGAATGTAACATAAATATAAGCTCATATATAGAggatgttatatacatatatatgcatatggtacaaatatatatatatatatatatatatagaggtatagaCCTATTCTAGATTATTACCATGTATCTGTTTTACTGGATGAATTTTAAATGAGCTTAAGGACTGAATAGATATCGAACGTATTTTGCGTTTGTCCATTTGAAAAAACTATTGTTTCATTCTGCTTTGTCCCAGCGTGACTTAGTATCTTGACAATACCTTAATCTGTATTTCTAGCAGAGATAACCGCAGCATCGAGAACGTGTGCCCACCACTTCGTCAATGTCAGCCTGCCCCACTTCATCTGATCTGCTGGCTCTCTCTCCAGGAAACGGGGGTAATGTGAGACGCAGGGAGCGCACGTCTTGGGCAGAGAGCGGGAGCTGTCTGCAGCTTCACTTACACAACGGACACTTAATACAGGTAACGGGTCACGTGACCATGATGGCCAATGTGGGCCGGATATTCAGAGTAAATGGATCTTTATAGTCCATGTGTTATAGGTGGTtttcctgtgtctgtgtatgtgttggggaatttagactgtaagacccaatggggcagggactgatgtgagtgagttctctgtacaacgcagcggaattagtggcgctatataaatataggatGATGATGTattgtctgtagtgtgtacccagcctaacatgaAAGGGAATGAAACCCAGGATCCCACCTGTGTGGGGGCTAACTTGGGGATGAAACTCCAAATTAGTTTTTTAAAGTTGACAACTGTTTCTAAACACGACGCTTAGtccatttaaattttcttttctttttttatccatCACACCTCCTCAATACATCCAGCCTCTATCATTAAAGGTAGACAACACTacagcaaataaatatattttacaattattgcACACATTGGCGTGACAGCGTCGTACACCGGCCCTGAGATCCCTGTTGTAGCACAGGTTATGCAGCGAGGAGAACGTTCAGCACAAGTTCTAGCAGACACGAGGACGATGACTCGGATAAACCTTCTACTTCTCTAATGGCGCGTAGTTCAGCAGTTTCTCTATAAGATCGACGTGAGAGAGTAACATCCGGCGGCAACAGTAACGTTTCAGTCCTAGAGCGTCCAGGGCGTCCCTAGAAACAAAGCGACATTAGTGTAGTTGGAGAGTCGGTTGTGTATCATCGACAATgggaattgcaaaaaaaatacattgtatttacTTTGTAACTAACGTGTTAGATCAGATTTACCAgatatagttttatttaaattgtagcAAGGCATTTGCTATGGAAGTTCGTTAAACAGAATATAACATAGAAACTAAAGATCCTTGGATTCGACTTAGGGACAGTAGAATGGATACAAGTTTGACTGAAGTACGGAATATGATGTCAACAACAGAAGAAAGGGTAATTGAAGTTAAGCCGGGTACACAGCTcggcaatcttacttcagatgctaGTTCTGTAACTATTATACTAACGCCTAAAGTCCTGATAATCATGCAGAgctatgtgtacacacctacatgatttcatgatttatcttcagatctctcataaccatctgataGTGtatgtacacactctacagatcatcatcatttatatagcgccaacatattccgtagcgctttacagttggggacaaacacagtaaactaataaacaaactgggtaaaacagacaaataggtgagaagtccctgctcgcaagcttacaatctatgggacagtgggagtttgacacatgaggttaagtctacattttgcatttcggcccagccaaaatgcaaaggtaaaagtgactcataagttaaatgatcctgtcacacaacaatgttggtcagggggtagttgtcttgtgtgaaattgtataacgggtggtaatagggtaaggtagtgatgTTTTTCTGTGTACAGATACAGGTAACGGGTCACGTGACCATGATGGCCAGTGTGGGCCGGATAGTCAGAGTAAATGGATCTTTATAGTCCATGTGTTAtaggtggtttttctgtgtgCGTGcgtgcctgtctgtctgtgttagggaatttagactgtaagctccaatgggggagggactgatgtgagtgagttctctgtacagctctgcggaattagtggcgcattataaataaatggtggtaatgatgatgatgttaagaggatggttgaggaatattataagcttgtatgaagaggtgggttttcagagaatgcttgaaagtttgtagaccagaggagagtcttattgtgcgagggagaaaaatcctgtaatcgggaatggaaggatgtaatgAGGATGAAtgagaaacgcagatcttgtgcagaacggagttggcgagttgggagatattttgagacaagtgaggtgatgtatgttggtgcagctttgttgtaggttagtaaaagtatttcatattggattcggtagaaaacaggcagacagtgtagagacatacagagtgattcaacagaggaataacaatttgcaaggaaaagcaatcttgccgcagcgtgcaggggtttgagtctgttttggggaagaccagtaaggagggatatctgcctacgctgctggtggtgagtgtgtagaCACTTCCACATTCCACACACATTGATAGAGTTCAGAAAGCCCAGCTTTTTAAAAATCAGGGTTTCGGGCACAAGGCCACTATGTGA
Above is a genomic segment from Mixophyes fleayi isolate aMixFle1 chromosome 11, aMixFle1.hap1, whole genome shotgun sequence containing:
- the LOC142107646 gene encoding DNA-directed RNA polymerases I, II, and III subunit RPABC5-like → MIIPVRCFTCGKVVGNKWEAYLGLLQAEYTEGDALDALGLKRYCCRRMLLSHVDLIEKLLNYAPLEK